The Pseudosulfitobacter pseudonitzschiae genome includes a region encoding these proteins:
- the ykgO gene encoding type B 50S ribosomal protein L36, which produces MKVRNSLRSLKNRHRDCRVVRRKGRVYVINKTQRRFKARQG; this is translated from the coding sequence ATGAAGGTTCGCAACTCGCTCCGCTCGCTCAAAAACCGGCACCGTGACTGCCGCGTTGTGCGTCGCAAAGGCCGTGTGTACGTCATCAACAAGACGCAGCGCCGGTTCAAAGCCCGCCAAGGCTGA